Within Topomyia yanbarensis strain Yona2022 chromosome 2, ASM3024719v1, whole genome shotgun sequence, the genomic segment AGTCTTTTGATATATACTTCCATGTAAAACcttaaatgaatattttttatattgtcattaaatttgaaaaaaatctgtgaatttgAAATCTCACCTTAAATTCGATTTCTCTTATTCTACAGCTCACCGGCCCCAAACCCCTTCCGACAGGCATTCGACTCCAAGCGAGTAACCACTCCGACCAGTGTGACTACATCGCGTGGAACCTTCATTAATTCGATCAAAAGCAAAACATCTACCAGTACACCGACGACGACCACCACCACTACCAAGGCGGCTCCATCGTCCCGATTCATCCACCTACCGGCTCGGCCAGTGATCCCATCGATCAACATCACCCACAACGGTTCGGCGAAATCGGCGGAAGTGATCTACGATTACGATGACTACGAGGAAGACTCAAAGGATGGAAACGATTTCACCGACGAGCAGCAGgagataaaagatttcaaaCCAACGTCGCAAAAAAACAATTCGATCAGTGTTGGTAAGGATGAGAACAAGCCAGTGAGCAGCACGACAATTGGTGCTCCGACTAGTACATCCGGGAAGGAGTACGAAAATGAAGAGCGAGGAGGTAGTTTAAACAACATAAACGAGAACGAGTATTATGACGTTGTGAGTGAGGGCGACGGGCAGAGGAATGCTGAGAAGATCGAGGATCATACGGTTATTTTGACGGATAACTTCTATTTGCCGAATTCTGGTTCGGAAGAAGTCATTGACGAGGAATTTGGAGAAGAACAGACAGAGGAGCATGAGGAGCCGAAGAAAGAAGTTCCATCTGTGGTTCCGGTGCAAGAAGACAAAAAAGAAGTGGAACCTGTTTACGATGACGATTATGTCTATGAAGATGAGGAGCCTGTGGTCAGCACAACTGCACCGGCTGATGTCAAACCATCAGCTCCACCAGTCAAGGAAGAACAGATTGACGATTTTGATACACTGATTTACTCAGAGGAAGATGCTGTAGAAGAATCTCCAGTTAACCATTCTTCGGAAAAAACTGAACCGGCAACTACTCGTGCAACGACAACAGAAGCGACCTCGACTGCTACTAGTCCGGCACCTACTTCGACTACGGAATCAGCAAGCCAAGAAATAAGCAGCACAACAGAACGAACACTAAATAGTTCTGTGGAGGTGGAATTGACTTCCAATGCAACCACTGAGAGCTGGGTAGTTGTAGCGTCGGTTCAAACTAGCAGAAGTGTATCCGGAGCTCGTTTCCTGCCATTCGCTCAGGTTGAACAGGAAGAAAAGAAGCAAAGTTTGTCGGAGCTTGATTCGAAGAATAGCAACGAAAATGATGAACCTGAAATAACTACAGCGAATAGTCAGGAGATCGACAGAACAACAGTTGCCCCACAAGAACCTGTGATTGCAGTGACTGACGACTCGGAAGTTCCGACCACCGAAAAGACGCTTAGTCATTTGTCGTTATCTACAGAAAGCATCAATGATAAGCTGGATCGAGTTCAGTCAGAGTTATCCGTTGGGGTTCTGACCGGAAAGTTACCAGTGCTGAAAGAAATGCCTGCTGATGATTCAAAGAATCCTAGCTCCCTTCCATCAGTTGTCATCCGAAAATTCCAACCCAGAGTTACCACAACCAAGAAACCTCGTCCAGTATTTACGACTTCGCAGAGACCTACGACTAGTACCGAAAATTTGgctaaaaaaataaactttgaAGCCATTGCCGTGGATGATATTTCCTTCCTGTTACCCCCCGACTACAAGCAGAAGAATGCGTACAAGGTGAAGAAATTCGGAGTGAGTACCACAACACATGAACCGTTGGCAGCTGCGAAGGACGTATTGAACGAAGAACCCTTGAGACCAGATTTTGGCTACCGCTTCCGACCCGCAAACATCAGTAGATCCTACAAAAGCAACGCACCGATCCAGGAGTTAAGTTCCCTACTGCCGAAGGATTACCGATCGAATCGAACGGAAGACGAGTTAAAGACTACAAATAATCTGAAAGAGCTGATTAGCAGAGTCAGAGTTGGCGAGAAACCAAATGTGACTTTGGATGTGTTGAAAAAAGCTCAACCAGTTGACATTAGCTCATTTTTGCCACCGGGCTACAAACCACCGGCCGAATCGGGCTCCAGTACAAAGGCTCCCAAAGCAAGTGTGATCGAGGATGATGTTAGTAAACTGCTGCCTCCAGGATACAAAAATTTCAAGACAACGAAGAAACctacaactacaacttcctCGCCGCCAGCTATTGAAGATGATGTCAGTAAGTTCCTTCCACCAGGTTACAAACCCCCGAAGGGAGAACTTATTATCAACGACAATATTAGCAAATTTTTACCCCCAGGCTATAAGCCTCCGAAAACGGAAGTATCCACCAAAGCATCGATCGTATTCTCTGACGATATCAGTAAATTTCTGCCACCCGGATACAAAGCATCATCGGATGATAAGAAACCGGAACCTGAAGTCATTGATCCCTCCACTCTGTTAAACCAAATTAAGTTCAAAGATGTCTCGGCATTGCTACCCGCAGGATTCAATGAATCGAAATCGGAACCGAGTCCCAGCAACACTAGCGAAAACAATAACTTTAAAGTTGTATTTCCCAGTCGACCAGGCATTAAGAAACCAGGTTCAGGACGTTCTACGACTGCTAAACCACTGCACGCAGAAGGACCAGCGGTTCCAGATATATTGATTCGGAAAGGACCACCGACTCGTGCTACGACTGAGTTTACCGGATGGCCAACGCCATCAACGACGCCACTTTCAATTGAAAAACTGCTGGAACGACAAAAGCAGCAAGAACTACTAGAGAAATTACTCGTTGCATCTAGTACTACTACGACTACAAGTACTACCACCACCTCAACGACTACGACACCAAGGTAAGTAAACTAGGTTAGGTAACATTGAATTCACAACAACTAATCatcaaatttattattttagaCCAACGGAGCCCGGTCTGTGCCAGTCGGAGTGTGATCTGGCTGGTACGATCCGTATTGTCGATGGTGTCAACTGGGTACCAGAGCTACTGGATcataacacagccgagtggaaGCAGCTGGCCAAAGAAGTCGAAGCCCAGCTAAACGAAGTGTACAGCAATGCTCAGAACCTAAGCAAATGGTACAAAAAGGTGCGAATCGACAGTTTCAGCAAGGGCAGTGTTCTGGTGGACTATTTTGTCGAGCTGGCCGATTTGACGCAGGACGTCAATACACTGCAAATCAAAAAGCTTTTCCACGAAGCGCTGAAGCCAGCTCCCGTTGTAACGACCACAGCTGAACCAAGCACGGATCTGGACGAAGATGGTGATGGAGAGCAGGAGGATCATCCTAAGAAAGTGAAGGAGAATTTACAATCGCCGGTACCTCACGTGAAGGAGGTGTTCCTGCT encodes:
- the LOC131683952 gene encoding mucin-5AC isoform X1; its protein translation is MGHFQCKSLAYMCILLLNVGLLLQQSSAQQSNFFFGQPQSGRFVPSFENPRNGFFPSSIQRNQPPDSYQEQTLFVGNSNSNRQPASRGVATGSADRGAAADPNGVTPPSYFQFTYTTPRSPDIFEISPRPFSVTPQPNSGFQYSRGSLRNEYFGGGIPSSNRNFPSSSSSSSGISSSGSSHSYRQTQRKSPFSSSATGTSLTNVEPLSTEGPQRPVAATETGGRRDQPLSYISNRARPFGNEDAQPSRGLLGSTAAQQRQQQSQNSSQRQPPSAVRNGFRPKAEDQSSQQQNETNNGSAGSGVGSSSNRYSKTTVKPNRYRSTTTLEPVTAKSTTVESVVLRNRFSGRSPAPNPFRQAFDSKRVTTPTSVTTSRGTFINSIKSKTSTSTPTTTTTTTKAAPSSRFIHLPARPVIPSINITHNGSAKSAEVIYDYDDYEEDSKDGNDFTDEQQEIKDFKPTSQKNNSISVGKDENKPVSSTTIGAPTSTSGKEYENEERGGSLNNINENEYYDVVSEGDGQRNAEKIEDHTVILTDNFYLPNSGSEEVIDEEFGEEQTEEHEEPKKEVPSVVPVQEDKKEVEPVYDDDYVYEDEEPVVSTTAPADVKPSAPPVKEEQIDDFDTLIYSEEDAVEESPVNHSSEKTEPATTRATTTEATSTATSPAPTSTTESASQEISSTTERTLNSSVEVELTSNATTESWVVVASVQTSRSVSGARFLPFAQVEQEEKKQSLSELDSKNSNENDEPEITTANSQEIDRTTVAPQEPVIAVTDDSEVPTTEKTLSHLSLSTESINDKLDRVQSELSVGVLTGKLPVLKEMPADDSKNPSSLPSVVIRKFQPRVTTTKKPRPVFTTSQRPTTSTENLAKKINFEAIAVDDISFLLPPDYKQKNAYKVKKFGVSTTTHEPLAAAKDVLNEEPLRPDFGYRFRPANISRSYKSNAPIQELSSLLPKDYRSNRTEDELKTTNNLKELISRVRVGEKPNVTLDVLKKAQPVDISSFLPPGYKPPAESGSSTKAPKASVIEDDVSKLLPPGYKNFKTTKKPTTTTSSPPAIEDDVSKFLPPGYKPPKGELIINDNISKFLPPGYKPPKTEVSTKASIVFSDDISKFLPPGYKASSDDKKPEPEVIDPSTLLNQIKFKDVSALLPAGFNESKSEPSPSNTSENNNFKVVFPSRPGIKKPGSGRSTTAKPLHAEGPAVPDILIRKGPPTRATTEFTGWPTPSTTPLSIEKLLERQKQQELLEKLLVASSTTTTTSTTTTSTTTTPRPTEPGLCQSECDLAGTIRIVDGVNWVPELLDHNTAEWKQLAKEVEAQLNEVYSNAQNLSKWYKKVRIDSFSKGSVLVDYFVELADLTQDVNTLQIKKLFHEALKPAPVVTTTAEPSTDLDEDGDGEQEDHPKKVKENLQSPVPHVKEVFLLGRFKVDPVSTDFTVIPKPILPTVTLEEEDLLLPQWAIAVIVIGLASLLFVVIFGVSVLINRQKAAKKKAPTPLTADMLNELNKNHMGGIDNFGSEDLYNLDDTWDDHTHDVKPKQRFSNSMHGSSASNIYDSWRSQRHPDNYYYDDYGLKGSHYPPSSHHHHRLADAAFMMHEPPPPVMALYPPYHHAPAPPSGHYNTNSRRYYRDYDPNF
- the LOC131683952 gene encoding mucin-5AC isoform X3; translation: MGHFQCKSLAYMCILLLNVGLLLQQSSAQQSNFFFGQPQSGRFVPSFENPRNGFFPSSIQRNQPPDSYQEQTLFVGNSNSNRQPASRGVATGSADRGAAADPNGVTPPSYFQFTYTRPVAATETGGRRDQPLSYISNRARPFGNEDAQPSRGLLGSTAAQQRQQQSQNSSQRQPPSAVRNGFRPKAEDQSSQQQNETNNGSAGSGVGSSSNRYSKTTVKPNRYRSTTTLEPVTAKSTTVESVVLRNRFSGRSPAPNPFRQAFDSKRVTTPTSVTTSRGTFINSIKSKTSTSTPTTTTTTTKAAPSSRFIHLPARPVIPSINITHNGSAKSAEVIYDYDDYEEDSKDGNDFTDEQQEIKDFKPTSQKNNSISVGKDENKPVSSTTIGAPTSTSGKEYENEERGGSLNNINENEYYDVVSEGDGQRNAEKIEDHTVILTDNFYLPNSGSEEVIDEEFGEEQTEEHEEPKKEVPSVVPVQEDKKEVEPVYDDDYVYEDEEPVVSTTAPADVKPSAPPVKEEQIDDFDTLIYSEEDAVEESPVNHSSEKTEPATTRATTTEATSTATSPAPTSTTESASQEISSTTERTLNSSVEVELTSNATTESWVVVASVQTSRSVSGARFLPFAQVEQEEKKQSLSELDSKNSNENDEPEITTANSQEIDRTTVAPQEPVIAVTDDSEVPTTEKTLSHLSLSTESINDKLDRVQSELSVGVLTGKLPVLKEMPADDSKNPSSLPSVVIRKFQPRVTTTKKPRPVFTTSQRPTTSTENLAKKINFEAIAVDDISFLLPPDYKQKNAYKVKKFGVSTTTHEPLAAAKDVLNEEPLRPDFGYRFRPANISRSYKSNAPIQELSSLLPKDYRSNRTEDELKTTNNLKELISRVRVGEKPNVTLDVLKKAQPVDISSFLPPGYKPPAESGSSTKAPKASVIEDDVSKLLPPGYKNFKTTKKPTTTTSSPPAIEDDVSKFLPPGYKPPKGELIINDNISKFLPPGYKPPKTEVSTKASIVFSDDISKFLPPGYKASSDDKKPEPEVIDPSTLLNQIKFKDVSALLPAGFNESKSEPSPSNTSENNNFKVVFPSRPGIKKPGSGRSTTAKPLHAEGPAVPDILIRKGPPTRATTEFTGWPTPSTTPLSIEKLLERQKQQELLEKLLVASSTTTTTSTTTTSTTTTPRPTEPGLCQSECDLAGTIRIVDGVNWVPELLDHNTAEWKQLAKEVEAQLNEVYSNAQNLSKWYKKVRIDSFSKGSVLVDYFVELADLTQDVNTLQIKKLFHEALKPAPVVTTTAEPSTDLDEDGDGEQEDHPKKVKENLQSPVPHVKEVFLLGRFKVDPVSTDFTVIPKPILPTVTLEEEDLLLPQWAIAVIVIGLASLLFVVIFGVSVLINRQKAAKKKAPTPLTADMLNELNKNHMGGIDNFGSEDLYNLDDTWDDHTHDVKPKQRFSNSMHGSSASNIYDSWRSQRHPDNYYYDDYGLKGSHYPPSSHHHHRLADAAFMMHEPPPPVMALYPPYHHAPAPPSGHYNTNSRRYYRDYDPNF
- the LOC131683952 gene encoding mucin-5AC isoform X2, translating into MGHFQCKSLAYMCILLLNVGLLLQQSSAQQSNFFFGQPQSGRFVPSFENPRNGFFPSSIQRNQPPDSYQEQTLFVGNSNSNRQPASRGVATGSADRGAAADPNGVTPPSYFQFTYTTPRSPDIFEISPRPFSVTPQPNSGFQYSRGSLRNEYFGGGIPSSNRNFPSSSSSSSGISSSGSSHSYRQTQRKSPFSSSATGTSLTNVEPLSTEGPQRPVAATETGGRRDQPLSYISNRARPFGNEDAQPSRGLLGSTAAQQRQQQSQNSSQRQPPSAVRNGFRPKAEDQSSQQQNETNNGSAGSGVGSSSNRYSKTTVKPNRYRSTTTLEPVTAKSTTVESVVLRNRFSGRSPAPNPFRQAFDSKRVTTPTSVTTSRGTFINSIKSKTSTSTPTTTTTTTKAAPSSRFIHLPARPVIPSINITHNGSAKSAEVIYDYDDYEEDSKDGNDFTDEQQEIKDFKPTSQKNNSISVGKDENKPVSSTTIGAPTSTSGKEYENEERGGSLNNINENEYYDVVSEGDGQRNAEKIEDHTVILTDNFYLPNSGSEEVIDEEFGEEQTEEHEEPKKEVPSVVPVQEDKKEVEPVYDDDYVYEDEEPVVSTTAPADVKPSAPPVKEEQIDDFDTLIYSEEDAVEESPVNHSSEKTEPATTRATTTEATSTATSPAPTSTTESASQEISSTTERTLNSSVEVELTSNATTESWVVVASVQTSRSVSGARFLPFAQVEQEEKKQSLSELDSKNSNENDEPEITTANSQEIDRTTVAPQEPVIAVTDDSEVPTTEKTLSHLSLSTESINDKLDRVQSELSVGVLTGKLPVLKEMPADDSKNPSSLPSVVIRKFQPRVTTTKKPRPVFTTSQRPTTSTENLAKKINFEAIAVDDISFLLPPDYKQKNAYKVKKFGVSTTTHEPLAAAKDVLNEEPLRPDFGYRFRPANISRSYKSNAPIQELSSLLPKDYRSNRTEDELKTTNNLKELISRVRVGEKPNVTLDVLKKAQPVDISSFLPPGYKPPAESGSSTKAPKASVIEDDVSKLLPPGYKNFKTTKKPTTTTSSPPAIEDDVSKFLPPGYKPPKGELIINDNISKFLPPGYKPPKTEVSTKASIVFSDDISKFLPPGYKASSDDKKPEPEVIDPSTLLNQIKFKDVSALLPAGFNESKSEPSPSNTSENNNFKVVFPSRPGIKKPGSGRSTTAKPLHAEGPAVPDILIRKGPPTRATTEFTGWPTPSTTPLSIEKLLERQKQQELLEKLLVASSTTTTTSTTTTSTTTTPRPTEPGLCQSECDLAGTIRIVDGVNWVPELLDHNTAEWKQLAKEVEAQLNEVYSNAQNLSKWYKKVRIDSFSKGSVLVDYFVELADLTQDVNTLQIKKLFHEALKPAPVVTTTAEPSTDLDEDGDGEQEDHPKKVKENLQSPVPHVKEVFLLGRFKVDPVSTDFTVIPKPILPTVTLEEEDLLLPQWAIAVIVIGLASLLFVVIFGVSVLINRQKAAKKKAPTPLTADMLNELNKNHMGGIDNFGSEDLYNLDDTWDDHTHDVKPKRFSNSMHGSSASNIYDSWRSQRHPDNYYYDDYGLKGSHYPPSSHHHHRLADAAFMMHEPPPPVMALYPPYHHAPAPPSGHYNTNSRRYYRDYDPNF